In Ovis aries strain OAR_USU_Benz2616 breed Rambouillet chromosome 14, ARS-UI_Ramb_v3.0, whole genome shotgun sequence, a single genomic region encodes these proteins:
- the OVOL3 gene encoding putative transcription factor ovo-like protein 3 — translation MPRAFLVRSRRPQPPNWDHLPDQLRGDAYVPDCSNLGGPLAHRTSGLGDSWAAVSLQQPSQGTLTATPSSPGTLGCPLCPKAFPLQRMLTRHLKCHSPARRHVCHCCGKGFHDAFDLKRHMRTHTGIRPFRCGACGKAFTQRCSLEAHLAKVHGQPASYAYRERREKLHVCEDCGFTSSQPDAFARHRALHRAA, via the exons ATGCCCCGTGCCTTTCTGGTCAGGAGTCGGCGTCCACAGCCGCCCAACTGGGACCACCTGCCTGACCAGCTCCGGGGAGACGCCTATGTCCCAG ACTGCAGCAACCTGGGGGGGCCGCTGGCACACCGGACTTCCGGCCTTGGGGACTCTTGGGCAGCGGTGAGTCTGCAGCAG CCCTCCCAGGGTACTCTGACTGCCACCCCTAGTAGCCCCGGGACCCTTGGCTGCCCGCTGTGCCCCAAGGCCTTCCCGTTGCAGCGCATGCTAACCCGGCACCTCAAGTGCCACAGCCCGGCTCGCCGCCACGTATGCCACTGCTGTGGCAAGGGCTTCCATGACGCCTTCGACCTCAAGCGCCACATGAGGACACACACAG GGATCCGGCCATTCCGCTGCGGAGCTTGTGGAAAAGCATTTACGCAGCGCTGCTCACTTGAAGCACACCTCGCCAAGGTGCACGGGCAGCCGGCCAGCTACGCTTACCGCGAGCGCCGTGAAAAGCTGCACGTGTGCGAGGACTGTGGCTTCACCAGCTCGCAGCCCGATGCCTTCGCTCGGCACCGTGCTCTCCACCGTGCTGCCTAG
- the POLR2I gene encoding DNA-directed RNA polymerase II subunit RPB9, translated as MEPDGTYEPGFVGIRFCQECNNMLYPKEDKENRILLYACRNCDYQQEADNSCIYVNKITHEVDELTQIIADVSQDPTLPRTEDHPCQKCGHKEAVFFQSHSARAEDAMRLYYVCTAPHCGHRWTE; from the exons ATGGAACCCGACGGGACCTACGAGCCAGGCTTCGTGGGTATTCGATTCTGCCAGGAATG TAACAACATGCTTTACCCCAAGGAGGACAAGGAGAACCGCATTCTGCTCTACGCG TGCCGGAACTGTGATTACCAGCAGGAAGCCGACAACAGCTGCATCTACGTCAACAAAATCACGCACGAAGTGGA CGAGCTGACCCAGATCATCGCTGACGTGTCCCAGGACCCCACGTTGCCGCGAACCGAAGACCACCCGTGCCAAAA GTGCGGCCACAAGGAGGCGGTGTTTTTCCAGTCACACAGTGCTCGGGCCGAG GATGCCATGCGCTTGTACTACGTGTGCACGGCCCCGCATTGCGGCCATCGTTGGACCGAGTGA
- the TBCB gene encoding tubulin-folding cofactor B, with translation MEVTGLSAPTVNVFISSSLNSFRSQKRYSRSLTVAEFKCKLQLVVGSPASCMELELHGPDDKFYCKLDQDDALLGSYPVDDGCRIHVIDHSGARLGEYEDISKVEKYEISQEAYEQRQDSIRSFLKRNKLGRFSEEERAQQEAENSKRLIEEEAQASTIPVGSRCEVRAPGQPPRRGTVMYVGLTDFKPGYWIGVRYDEPLGKNDGSVNGKRYFECQAKYGAFVKPSVVTVGDFPEEDYGLDEM, from the exons ATGGAGGTGACGGGGTTGTCGGCGCCCACAGTGAACGTGTTCATCAGCAGCTCTCTCAATAGCTTTCGCTCCCAGAAGCGGTACAGTCGCAGCCTCACCGTAGCTGAGTTCAAG TGTAAACTACAGCTTGTTGTGGGCAGCCCTGCTTCTTGCATGGAATTGGAGCTGCATGGACCTGACGACAAGTTCTACTGCAAGCTGGATCAGGATGATGCGCTGCTGGGCTCCTACCCTGTAGACGACGGCTGTCGCATCCAT GTCATTGACCACAGCGGTGCCCGCCTTGGGGAGTATGAGGACATATCCAAGGTGGAGAAATATGAGATCTCACAAGAAGCCTATGAACAGAGGCAAG ACTCAATCCGCTCCTTCCTGAAGCGCAACAAGCTAGGTCGATTCAGTGAAGAAGAGCGGGCCCAGCAAGAGGCCGAGAACTCCAAGCGCCTTATCGAGGAGGAGGCCCAGGCCAGCACCATCCCTGTGGGCAGCCGCTGTGAGGTGCGGGCACCTGGGCAGCCCCCTCGCAGGGGCACTGTCATGTATGTAG GACTGACAGATTTCAAACCTGGCTACTGGATCGGCGTCCGCTATGATGAACCACTAGGGAAAAACGATGGCAG CGTGAATGGGAAACGCTACTTTGAATGCCAGGCCAAGTACGGCGCCTTCGTCAAGCCATCAGTCGTGActgtgggggacttccctgaagaGGACTACGGTTTGGATGAGATGTGA